One window of the Dermacentor andersoni chromosome 10, qqDerAnde1_hic_scaffold, whole genome shotgun sequence genome contains the following:
- the LOC126545122 gene encoding uncharacterized protein, whose product MSSQDQDECSNSCRAADASSEDNEFVQAIKIEGSRYFLHTVAKPSAAKPTEYELVLGDGHRCFSGHVQVPDGSEETARAFDAALTSGGRDFVYRLKPAGEEQARFSWLRRVSHGMLSRINETLLRRDDDGSPRLLEAALRIVEQRDANLARLRDELQRTQAEQARTLEALQRSVRLKEELETELYAKFSLVLNAKKRFIRDRTTTGQTAAVDEATASTSASPPASVPDLLDRLVSGQ is encoded by the exons ATGTCCTCGCAAGATCAAGACGAGTGCAGCAACAGTTGCAGAGCTGCGGACGCATCTTCGGAGGACAACGAGTTCGTACAGGCGATCAAAATTGAAGGCTCTCGCTATTTCCTCCACACCGTAGCAAAGCCCTCCGCCGCAAAGCCGACGGAGTACGAGCTCGTACTTGGCGACGGTCATCGTTGTTTCAGCGGCCACGTGCAGGTCCCCGATGGGTCAGAAGAGACGGCGCGTGCATTCGACGCAGCGCTCACCTCAGGCGGTCGCGATTTCGTCTACCGTCTCAAGCCGGCCGGCGAAGAGCAAGCTCGCTTCTCGTGGCTGCGACGGGTGTCGCACGGAATGCTGTCCCGAATAAACGAAACGCTGCTGCGGCGCGACGACGACGGTAGCCCCAGGTTGCTCGAGGCTGCACTGCGCATCGTGGAACAGCGCGACGCGAACCTGGCCCGACTGCGCGACGAGCTCCAGAGGACGCAGGCCGAGCAGGCGCGGACACTGGAAGCCCTGCAAAG GAGCGTGCGCCTCAAGGAGGAATTGGAAACCGAGCTGTACGCAAAGTTCAGCCTGGTGCTCAACGCGAAGAAGCGCTTCATCCGCGACCGGACCACGACAGGACAGACCGCCGCAGTGGACGAAGCCACTGCCAGCACCTCTGCCAGCCCGCCGGCGTCCGTGCCCGATCTACTGGACCGGCTAGTGTCAGGACAGTGA